CCCCCACAAAAACATATCCCCTCATGAGGGAATAAACAGGCTAAAACTATTGGGATATTTAATGTTGGTCATCATTACCTAGTGTTTGAAAGTCTTGCAGGGGGTGGTTGTCCCTGGGGTATCGTTTGTGGTATACGGGGGCACCAGTGGAGGCGTCCCCATAACTTGTTGGGGTGAGGCTGTGCAGACTGACCGGCTGGGTCTTGTCAGTCATCTCATGTGAGTATTTGACATCTGTCATGGCTGATGTTGGGCTTGAAAGCGTTGTCATTTTGGCCATTTTCTGTCTGAAGGCCTGGGAGATGTGAGCACTAGGTCTTCCTGCCTGAGTTTTATCCATAGCTAAGGCTGATGGGTAGGAGGCAGGTAACTGGGAAAGATCCTGCAAAATCAAGGGCAAATTGTtgtcaattttgactacatttTAATATAGCTGctttatgtttaattaaatcaaaatttgataaaaatgcaaatgattttaaatttatgcTGATCAGCCCACAAACCTGGGGTCTGGGCTGAGACTTGGTGGATACACCGACTCTTTGTGCACTGGTCACTGGAGACACCCCATACTTATCCAACACCTGATAGCTGTTACCAGGGTGGGACACAGGTGTGTTCTGACCTGAAGTAGAACTGGTGTAGCCAAGAGCATTATGGGTATTGATCTGGATTGGCTGTAGTATGTTCTTCCTGTCACCCGATTCCGTAGGATGAAATCCctgattacatgtacttatcccAGCACGCAACATCTTGTCCTGATTACTGGTACTCAGTGACTTCATGTCCGAGTGTCTTGTAGAATTCATCGATTCTACTTTCAGATTGAGGTTTCTGCTAGGAGGAAATGCAAGGGGCGGGGGTACTTCAGGGGGAAACTTTGGGAGTTCTGCCTTGTCAAAGGAATCTTGGGGATAGGGTTGTGTCTTGGCATACTGAGGAAAATTTCCAGGTTGTGTATAGGAAGAAGTCATTGATTGGCTTTTGAGATAATGCTGGTTGTCATAGGTAGGCCATTGCTGGCAGTTCTGAGATTCCTTCCCTGATATGCTTTGATGAGACAGATTTTTGGTCTGAGGAGGAGATGCAGGCATGGTTTTAACATCGTACATGCTCATGAAAGCTTCCGTCAAATGGTTATCCAGAAAAGCCTGGTTTTTGAGACTCTTCTTGGACTGTTCTATCATAAAGGACTGGAGAAGCTCTAGGTCGGGTCCATCTGTTTTGGTGGGCAGTGACTCCAGCTCCTGTAGGGAGATGTCTGGGCTGAAGTCGGACAGGTTTTTGTTGGATGCGCTGGACAGGCTGGGTGGTCCAGGCAGGTTGAAGTCAAAGGTGGTGGTGCTTGGCTTCTGTGGCATCTCGTCTGTCACTGCGGACCAGGCACTACCAGGCGTGGAGGGTACACTGGTGGAACTGAAACCCAGTCATATACAGCATGTAAAGGGGGACAACCCAACTTAACTTAACTTAACAATACATTTTGACAATAATCCCACAACTGTGTGTTAACTGTAGACAGCTTAAATTTGGCTCTAgatctttttttattcttattcttCATCAGGAAACTTTAAGTTTGAAGTAAATTTCTAAGTTTTTTCCCCATCAcaaaatttcacaaataaaatagttatttttattgatatgtaAGATCAAAGTTTAACTTCTCTTTCAACCTATTTCATCAATCACttgcatcaaaattaaaaagatattaatccATGCTTATTATTTACACACATAAAACTTACCCATTACTTCCCTGGTTGAAAGAAATGTTCAGATTCTTAAGGTTTTGATTAAATGCGTAAAATGAACTGTCATCTTCTATGATCTGAGACACAATGTCATCAAACTTGGAGAACTTGTCACCATTGGCATTGACATCATACCTAAAgcagtgaataaaatattctgGATGAGTATATATCATGCATTAGAATTAGCCTACGAGAGCATTGCTTATAGAATCTGTTACAAAGTGTTCCCACCCTTAGGCTGGGATTTCCTTGATTTTACAGGGATCAATGATGGATTAAATCTcctgatttttaattattaaggtAGAGgacttttcattttcaaaaactgCTAAAAGCAAATATTGAACCTCAAATTGCAGTCAATGCTAAACATGTGCAAATCAAAAATTTCAGCAGAAAAATGACCAATATCTGgaatcaatttttaagataagatGATAAATCTAACACAAAATCATATCAATGACATTGATATAgtaaattatattcatttcaCAGCCTGATTAGTTTTGCAGAAGCTTCGCTAAGTGGGACAGCTATTGAAGTCTCTACCAATTCATAGACCTTTATCTCATACAGGCACTTATcgagaaaatacaaaaatatgatCTATCGATACACCATAACAAACACTCTGCTTATTAGTTTTCTTATTACTGCTAGGTGCCAGTAATGGGCAGAGAGATAATCGCTCCATATAcaaatttccaatttttctCTGGCCTACCCATATAATAGAATCAGGAAGTACATTACCCCATAGATCAATACTTCATAGAGGTGGAATTCCCCTACCCTGATACCCAAGAACTCTACActaatgaaatatgaaaaaacaatAAAGGGAAGTCCTAAGAACTAATAATTTTCTGGGAATTGAGAAATCAATATTCCTATGGAATACAATGTGTGTTTGCGCTGTGCTGGTGACATAAATACATTAGTGATGGGTGGATTGACTAAGTCACCTCTCGCAGTAGTTCAGCTGGTCAAAGAAACCCGAGTCCATGTGATTAAATGCTGCAGTTCTACGCTCCTCCTCCCCTCCTGTTTTGTCGTTCTTCCAGAACAAATTGTAGCCCCCCTTTTCTGTGACCCCGTTACTGGTGCTGCCCTGGAAATGCCGCTGGTTGAAAGTTGCCACATCACACATATTGTATTTGTCATATGGTTACCTGTGAAAAATATCAAACTGAGATTAGCTGCAATCAAAAGGACGTTATTCAGCAGCTGCTTGTTTCACTACTTCTTATTGAGCAATATGACACACAGCCAACCGGTTTTAAGGGCCACCACTGGGATATACTGAAAGTGGCTACTTAAGACAGGTGGTCTTTTATACCggtttaccttttaaaaaagcTAATTGGATCAATATATTACATATCCCAGCAAAACATTTGATCTTTAGTTTAGTAAATTGCGCAAAATAAATGTGGCATATACCACAAACAGCTTTTCATGAAAGCtgcatgtacatacattttaatgtttaaatatatattcattgatTCATTAAACGCAACTTTGGTTTGGTGAAGGTACCGAAGTTATCACTAATATTGTGTGCATCGTCTGTGATTgattaacatttacatgtaccgggtagtgtaaattccaTTCAATCAAAAATATGTGTTAATTCTTTACTATTAACTTAGTCTAAGattcaagaaatattaaaatctacaacaaaTTTGTAGTTCTTCAGTTATCAATCCAGAATGACTTATTAttgaaatcaaaaattaaataaaagagtCCTTTAGtaagatttgaaataaaagatgcctttttttcaataaaaagattCTGTTTGCATCATTAATGTAATCTAGAAAATCTTGATGCATGTTCTTGACCTTATACAACCAAATACCAGAACACAAACAGGAGGAAACATCAATGATTTCACTGCACATCACGCCCCGACCTTGGGATTGGTCAAAGCATTCAAATGAGCTTCAGTACAGGCTTCTAAGTAAAATTTGCTCTATATAACTATCTCAGAAGTGAACTTTATCAAAgtgttaatttttcaaataattcatatttatctCAAGACAACCTATTTCGAACtttcatttgtaattttccAAGACAAACTGCTAATTTTTTACATTCTGCATTTAAATTAAGACAGTAAATTCTCAcgcatgtatttaaaattattacatagtGTTTACAGTGACTTATAGGTCCAATGGGCCGGGTGTTTGATTTATGTAATTGTATACTTATCAGTTGTAAAAGatacatgtcactataataaatgatttacttacAGGTGGTGCTATTCTGGGTTGGGTTTAGTTTGGAGGTTTTTTCCTCTCAAATCTCCAAATAAAAGAAGTCAAACAAATCATCATGACTTGTAAGTAGTCGACCTGTCATGATTGTTGCTGCATTTTATGTACAAGATCCATGTCTAATTAGAACCACCCCATCAAATAAAGTGTTCTATGTTTAAATACCTGATAACAGTACAGATGACTGTCCAAGACATCATAAGACTGAGcaaaaatgaattgaataaaatcaacaatttttataaatttacatttatctgacatacatgtaccggtacattgGATTTTGTTTAGGATCTCTATGATATTCctacaatattatttttgtcactttttgaagatttaagaAGAGACAGCATTACTTGTCATAAAACAAActtgaaatcaatattttaaaatggaaaaaaaatcctaGATTTGATCAATGGCATTCCCATTTTCACtcaaagaaattaattgaaaagaatgaaaacaaattctttACATGGAGATTTGTTATAACTTAAAGTCTTCATTTGATTAAATCAGAACTTTGGGAGGACCATAGACAATTTTAATGAACTGATATTGAAAGATCTGCACTTTTATAGGTGTCAAAATCATGCAATATTCCACCAAATTAAATATCAAGAGGGTGTTTCACAGGAGAAATCTCAGCTAGGATTCTTTCCATTCTAGTGATTGGTTATATTTTGGACAGAGGTAtcttaaaatattgtattattaagcaaaatgtgatgcaatttatttaattcCCAAAGTCCACTGGAAAATTTCTGGATGACCTGGgatagtcttttttttttaatttgaacaaaattattacattattatgttttcattataaatacatgttccTATGATTCAACAGGTGATTTATCGTTCCTGTATATAGGCCTATCACATTTTCTCACGTGTAACTGGCATGTAATTATAAACTGTCAAC
This genomic window from Magallana gigas chromosome 5, xbMagGiga1.1, whole genome shotgun sequence contains:
- the LOC105325901 gene encoding uncharacterized protein, coding for MCDVATFNQRHFQGSTSNGVTEKGGYNLFWKNDKTGGEEERRTAAFNHMDSGFFDQLNYCERYDVNANGDKFSKFDDIVSQIIEDDSSFYAFNQNLKNLNISFNQGSNGSTSVPSTPGSAWSAVTDEMPQKPSTTTFDFNLPGPPSLSSASNKNLSDFSPDISLQELESLPTKTDGPDLELLQSFMIEQSKKSLKNQAFLDNHLTEAFMSMYDVKTMPASPPQTKNLSHQSISGKESQNCQQWPTYDNQHYLKSQSMTSSYTQPGNFPQYAKTQPYPQDSFDKAELPKFPPEVPPPLAFPPSRNLNLKVESMNSTRHSDMKSLSTSNQDKMLRAGISTCNQGFHPTESGDRKNILQPIQINTHNALGYTSSTSGQNTPVSHPGNSYQVLDKYGVSPVTSAQRVGVSTKSQPRPQDLSQLPASYPSALAMDKTQAGRPSAHISQAFRQKMAKMTTLSSPTSAMTDVKYSHEMTDKTQPVSLHSLTPTSYGDASTGAPVYHKRYPRDNHPLQDFQTLGAVAQPHHPAFVKYLPNFIAPPHFLTPSGALPSEAFEYYHVDPYGRLIPPMMAPEMYVDVPYIYPGIPQVIPNIRNPRRSGPSNELHLKLEECYEQFRNIERERKKTEAELARQNPGKKVSSANNIVVPRLPSNPSRVDRLIVDSFKEHARIITLVDKMEKLRDFVLHPHIHSALERWLEGIRKVQARRKEEIVNATNRHRNVGNRHQEDKDVLALAASIGELTTLCRKARTANWCALQMADKDNAPLTSLGFEIKTEMTKEGFPVYISQQNVIELQDTEEGQSGENSKA